From the genome of Gracilibacillus salitolerans, one region includes:
- a CDS encoding DUF2188 domain-containing protein: protein MTWDTNDYPSSLKNLETPIRKKAIDIANAMIDEGYKEGQAIPIATEQAKEWYENASDNEIQQTKQMSDEDLRSRDEDAQNSRPELLEKGEHVIPHENGWAVKVQDAKQASYVFDNKHEAIDRAKEIAANKGTAAIIHKKDGSIQEKVTFSE from the coding sequence ATGACTTGGGATACAAATGATTATCCAAGTTCATTGAAAAACTTAGAAACTCCCATAAGAAAAAAAGCAATTGATATCGCCAACGCAATGATCGATGAAGGATATAAGGAAGGACAGGCTATTCCGATTGCAACCGAACAGGCAAAGGAATGGTATGAAAACGCATCTGATAATGAGATTCAACAAACCAAACAAATGAGTGACGAAGATCTACGTAGTCGCGATGAGGATGCACAGAATAGTAGACCCGAGTTATTGGAAAAAGGCGAGCACGTCATTCCACATGAAAATGGCTGGGCTGTAAAAGTACAAGACGCCAAACAAGCTTCTTATGTTTTCGACAATAAACATGAAGCTATTGATAGAGCAAAAGAAATTGCCGCTAATAAAGGAACCGCTGCTATAATCCATAAAAAGGACGGTTCCATTCAAGAAAAAGTAACTTTCTCAGAATAA
- a CDS encoding helix-turn-helix transcriptional regulator: MKAIKKNANSLFPFSFVYKGSKEPQNELPTHMHDFHEIIYVHKGTGTFFINNTLYDMNQGDVFLVPNDTIHHAVPNQDDLVTSSVVFFSPALIQTIPIDENFSYTFIVEKIKKHKHYKISLSETKQVTFEQFLNDIEKELREKQMGSIHAAILITHQILLYLSRLSIEQIDQTFREENLNRFWMNEIFAYIDRNLQGNISLSLLAEKAHVSPAHFSRVFKEVTGIGLIVYLNKKRTYKAKDLLRKTDYPVAHIAELSGFDSTPHFYRTFKKFIGTTPSDYRKNKKNMFKSTGD, translated from the coding sequence ATGAAAGCTATTAAAAAAAATGCTAATTCCTTATTTCCATTTTCTTTTGTTTATAAAGGCAGTAAGGAACCTCAAAATGAATTACCAACCCATATGCATGATTTTCATGAGATTATTTATGTTCATAAAGGTACAGGTACGTTTTTTATTAATAACACGCTTTATGATATGAACCAAGGGGATGTATTCTTGGTCCCCAACGACACTATTCACCATGCTGTACCCAATCAGGATGATTTAGTTACTTCATCTGTCGTTTTTTTTAGTCCTGCATTAATTCAAACCATACCGATTGATGAAAACTTTTCCTATACATTTATTGTTGAAAAAATTAAGAAGCACAAACACTATAAAATATCTCTTTCAGAAACCAAACAAGTGACTTTTGAACAATTTCTCAATGATATAGAAAAGGAATTACGAGAAAAACAAATGGGCTCTATTCATGCCGCTATCTTAATTACCCATCAAATATTACTTTATTTATCTCGCTTAAGTATAGAGCAAATAGATCAAACATTTAGGGAAGAAAACCTTAACCGCTTTTGGATGAACGAAATATTCGCGTATATTGACCGTAACCTCCAAGGTAACATATCCCTTAGCCTATTAGCTGAGAAAGCACACGTTAGTCCAGCTCATTTCAGTAGAGTCTTCAAAGAAGTAACTGGCATTGGGCTTATTGTGTATTTGAACAAAAAAAGAACCTATAAAGCTAAAGATCTATTGCGGAAAACGGACTATCCAGTTGCTCATATTGCCGAGCTAAGTGGATTTGATAGTACACCACATTTTTATCGCACGTTCAAAAAATTTATTGGAACTACTCCTTCAGATTATCGAAAAAACAAAAAAAACATGTTTAAATCGACAGGTGATTAG
- a CDS encoding four-helix bundle copper-binding protein: MIDQKYQKLLDHLHICMTKCNHCFDACLKDENVDMMAECIRLDRECAEICSYLKAAITRNSPFIKQLATVCAEICQTCGEECNQHHHDHCQRCADACFQCAKACREVS; this comes from the coding sequence ATGATTGATCAAAAGTACCAAAAACTATTAGATCATTTACACATTTGCATGACGAAATGCAATCATTGTTTTGATGCATGCTTAAAAGATGAAAATGTCGACATGATGGCCGAATGTATTCGACTTGACCGTGAATGTGCTGAAATTTGTAGTTATTTAAAGGCAGCTATCACAAGAAATTCACCATTTATCAAGCAATTAGCTACCGTTTGCGCAGAAATTTGTCAAACATGCGGGGAAGAATGTAACCAGCATCATCATGATCATTGCCAAAGATGTGCAGATGCATGTTTCCAATGTGCAAAAGCTTGTAGAGAAGTATCCTAA
- a CDS encoding aldo/keto reductase, with product MKYRKLGQTGLDVSVLSYGASSLGSVFREINETEGINTVHAAIDQGINLIDVSPYYGLTKAETVLGKALANISRDQYILSTKAGRFGVDDFDFSKKTIAKSLDESLQRLGTDYVDILYLHDIEFGSYDQVIEEGIPALEELKKQGKIRFLGVSGLPLLIFEKVLKKVDLDVILSYCHYSLNDTSLLSLLPLLEERQVGLVNASPLSMGLLNSRDVASWHPADKEIQQLCMQAAKFCETQGEDLAKLAIQYATRNELIPTTLVSTASVKNITKNIKWTEEPINEDLLARVLDILQPIHNWTWQSGNAEWNH from the coding sequence TTGAAATATAGGAAACTAGGACAAACCGGATTAGATGTTTCCGTACTTAGTTATGGAGCCTCATCATTAGGATCTGTTTTTAGGGAAATTAATGAAACGGAAGGAATTAACACTGTGCATGCAGCCATTGATCAAGGTATAAATTTAATTGACGTTTCACCTTATTATGGTTTAACAAAAGCAGAAACGGTTTTAGGCAAGGCATTAGCTAATATTTCTCGTGACCAATATATTCTTTCTACAAAAGCTGGCAGATTTGGTGTGGATGATTTTGATTTCTCTAAGAAAACAATAGCTAAAAGTTTAGATGAGAGTTTACAAAGGCTAGGAACGGATTATGTAGATATCTTATATTTACATGATATTGAATTTGGTTCCTATGACCAAGTAATAGAGGAAGGTATTCCTGCTTTAGAAGAATTAAAAAAGCAAGGAAAAATTCGTTTCCTGGGTGTATCTGGTCTGCCGCTTCTTATTTTTGAAAAAGTACTAAAGAAGGTAGATTTAGATGTTATCCTTTCCTATTGTCATTACTCTCTAAATGATACATCACTTCTATCGTTACTTCCTTTATTAGAAGAAAGACAGGTAGGGTTAGTAAATGCTTCGCCATTGTCTATGGGCTTGTTAAATTCCCGTGACGTTGCTAGTTGGCATCCAGCTGATAAAGAAATACAGCAACTGTGTATGCAAGCAGCCAAATTTTGTGAAACACAAGGTGAAGACCTTGCTAAATTGGCGATTCAGTATGCAACTCGAAATGAATTGATTCCCACTACATTAGTCAGCACGGCAAGTGTAAAAAACATAACAAAAAATATTAAGTGGACTGAAGAACCGATAAATGAGGATCTTTTAGCGCGAGTTCTAGATATACTTCAACCCATACATAACTGGACTTGGCAAAGTGGGAATGCAGAATGGAATCACTAA
- a CDS encoding zinc-binding alcohol dehydrogenase family protein, translated as MRAIVCEEPRVFKPINQERPQLEKGTALVNVKRIGVCGTDLHAFTGNQPFFEYPRILGHELAGVIESVGKNPYGLEQGDQVSVIPYMECGECIACKKGLTNCCTNMQVMGVHFDGGMTEQISVPYDHLIKTNALTLDQSAILEPLSIGAHAVRRSDLQKSDFALVIGAGPIGLGVMQAAKQKGAKVIAMDMNDERLAFSEQWVNVDYSINVLNGPVEQLMNITNGDMPSIVYDATGNSKSMMDAFQYPANGGKLVYVGLVKSDITFSDPLFHSKELTLMASRNATKEDFDFVINSIENGFIDEKSFITHRSTFDNLPNEFENWLKPENGIVKAMIEI; from the coding sequence TTGAGGGCTATAGTTTGTGAAGAACCTAGAGTATTTAAGCCGATTAATCAGGAGAGACCTCAACTAGAAAAGGGAACTGCTCTTGTTAACGTAAAACGAATAGGGGTATGTGGGACAGATTTGCATGCGTTTACAGGAAATCAACCATTTTTTGAGTATCCCCGAATATTAGGACATGAGCTTGCAGGGGTTATTGAATCAGTAGGAAAAAATCCTTATGGCTTAGAGCAAGGTGATCAAGTTTCCGTTATTCCTTATATGGAATGTGGTGAATGTATTGCCTGTAAAAAAGGATTAACAAATTGTTGTACAAATATGCAAGTTATGGGGGTCCACTTTGATGGGGGGATGACTGAACAAATCTCTGTTCCATATGATCATCTAATTAAAACAAATGCATTAACGTTGGATCAAAGTGCCATCTTAGAGCCATTAAGTATTGGGGCCCATGCCGTGAGACGGTCTGATTTGCAAAAAAGTGACTTTGCCCTTGTGATTGGTGCGGGGCCGATTGGATTAGGAGTTATGCAGGCTGCTAAGCAAAAAGGTGCTAAAGTAATTGCGATGGATATGAACGACGAACGATTAGCATTTTCTGAACAGTGGGTAAATGTAGACTATTCTATCAATGTATTAAACGGACCAGTTGAGCAACTTATGAACATTACGAATGGAGATATGCCAAGCATTGTTTATGATGCAACTGGAAACAGCAAATCCATGATGGATGCTTTCCAATATCCAGCCAATGGAGGGAAATTAGTATATGTAGGGTTAGTTAAATCGGATATTACTTTTTCTGATCCGCTATTTCATTCTAAAGAACTAACATTAATGGCGAGTAGAAATGCTACTAAAGAAGATTTTGATTTTGTGATAAACTCTATTGAAAATGGTTTCATTGATGAAAAGAGTTTTATTACACACCGATCAACATTCGATAATCTTCCAAATGAATTCGAAAATTGGTTAAAACCCGAGAATGGTATAGTGAAAGCGATGATTGAGATATAA
- a CDS encoding DUF4260 domain-containing protein, with amino-acid sequence MNKLLLHLEGATVFALSLYAYFYFSFGWLMLVLLLLAPDLAMLGYLINNKVGSIIYNLFHTYVLSLCGVVIGFLFNDLLLAISLIWTAHIGMDRMVGYGLKYTTGFKDTHFDRI; translated from the coding sequence GTGAATAAATTATTGTTACATTTAGAAGGAGCGACTGTTTTTGCATTAAGTCTTTATGCATATTTTTATTTCTCTTTTGGTTGGCTGATGCTAGTCCTATTATTACTGGCTCCAGATCTTGCAATGCTAGGATATTTGATTAACAACAAGGTCGGTTCCATTATTTATAACCTTTTTCATACGTATGTTCTTTCACTTTGTGGTGTCGTTATCGGTTTTCTTTTTAATGATTTGTTATTGGCGATCAGTTTAATCTGGACAGCACATATTGGTATGGATCGAATGGTGGGCTATGGATTAAAGTATACCACCGGGTTTAAGGACACGCATTTTGATCGAATTTAA
- a CDS encoding ACT domain-containing protein produces MNFSLLKNHYSVIKLAPQESIPAHLMQSDELFSVSYTEEECSIVCNSNITFDDHIVVDKEDGWCCLKIEGMLDFALTGILANIATTLANHDISIFALSTFNTDYILIKEENLEKAITVLTEAGHHVINGTAR; encoded by the coding sequence ATGAACTTTTCACTACTAAAAAACCATTATTCCGTCATAAAATTAGCACCGCAAGAAAGCATTCCAGCTCACCTGATGCAAAGCGATGAGCTTTTTTCTGTCTCTTATACGGAAGAGGAATGCTCCATTGTTTGTAATAGTAACATAACGTTTGATGATCATATTGTTGTCGACAAGGAAGATGGATGGTGTTGCCTAAAAATTGAGGGAATGCTTGATTTTGCGCTTACAGGGATATTAGCCAACATAGCGACCACTCTTGCCAATCATGATATAAGCATCTTTGCTCTTTCGACTTTTAATACAGATTATATTCTGATCAAAGAAGAAAATTTGGAAAAGGCGATAACCGTGTTAACAGAAGCGGGACATCACGTAATTAATGGAACTGCTAGATAA
- a CDS encoding sugar-binding protein, with the protein MRNSKLMNIILISCFVIAVSFSIYFYIQSKAFQSKITDATSKEQVPTYHFALIGEEMDHDYWRLVGEGAKDMEEKYDVFIEYEGPRRSNPEEQLKLLDIAMKSKVDGIIVQALNDEFLPVINQAVEQGIPVITIDTDAPESKRSTYIGTDNYEAGKLAGKALVEDTGGEATVGIITGSFENAHHQLRVEGFRDVVEQEPGIDIVAIEESNITRVIAEEKAHNMLRDYPDITALYGTSALDGIGMVAAAESLGVEESLYMIAFDVLPANIALLEQEKVDVLIGQKPYEMGNRSVELMLDLMNNQEVKDVYHTNASVVRKEDIYD; encoded by the coding sequence ATGAGAAATAGTAAGTTAATGAATATCATACTTATTTCATGCTTTGTTATAGCTGTGAGCTTTTCAATATATTTTTATATACAGTCTAAGGCATTTCAATCCAAAATTACGGATGCGACTTCGAAAGAACAAGTACCGACCTATCATTTTGCTCTGATTGGAGAAGAAATGGATCATGATTACTGGCGATTAGTTGGTGAAGGGGCAAAAGATATGGAGGAAAAATATGATGTGTTTATCGAGTATGAGGGGCCGAGGCGTTCAAATCCAGAAGAACAATTGAAACTTCTCGATATTGCGATGAAATCCAAAGTGGACGGCATTATTGTACAAGCGTTGAATGATGAATTTTTACCAGTAATTAATCAAGCGGTAGAGCAGGGCATTCCGGTTATAACGATTGATACCGATGCGCCTGAAAGTAAACGGTCAACTTATATCGGAACGGATAATTATGAAGCTGGAAAACTAGCTGGCAAGGCGTTGGTAGAAGATACTGGTGGTGAAGCTACTGTCGGGATCATCACAGGGAGTTTTGAAAACGCTCATCATCAGTTGCGTGTCGAAGGGTTTAGAGATGTTGTCGAACAAGAGCCAGGAATTGATATTGTAGCGATTGAAGAGTCGAATATTACGAGAGTGATTGCGGAAGAGAAGGCACACAATATGTTACGTGACTATCCCGATATTACAGCTTTATATGGAACGAGTGCATTAGATGGGATTGGTATGGTTGCTGCTGCTGAATCGTTGGGAGTTGAAGAATCCCTATATATGATTGCCTTCGATGTATTGCCAGCGAATATTGCACTTTTGGAACAGGAAAAAGTGGATGTATTAATTGGGCAAAAACCATATGAAATGGGAAATCGCAGTGTGGAGTTAATGTTGGACTTGATGAATAATCAAGAAGTAAAGGATGTTTACCACACCAATGCATCTGTAGTCAGAAAAGAGGATATTTATGATTAG
- a CDS encoding polysaccharide deacetylase family protein translates to MPKVVMTFPEGKFKVLTMSYDDGKAADRRLIDIFNRYGIKGSFHLNSGLLGEGDRIPPEEIASLYQGHELSAHTVTHPTIARSPKEQLIEEVMEDRKKLEELVGYPVRGLSYPNGSYSSLIKEILPYLGIEYARTVNSTGNFGMPDDFIEWNPTCHHNRNLLQLAEEFVSLHKKQYLYMFYVWGHSYEFDHDDNWDLIEQFSEFIGGKEDIWYATNMEIVDYIKAFRGLHFSANSQFVYNPSAQSVWLSVDERVVEVPGGKQVELIKEETWK, encoded by the coding sequence ATGCCTAAAGTAGTGATGACTTTCCCAGAAGGGAAATTCAAAGTATTAACGATGAGCTATGATGATGGGAAAGCGGCAGACAGACGTTTAATAGATATCTTTAATCGTTATGGAATCAAAGGATCTTTTCACTTGAATTCAGGTTTACTTGGAGAAGGGGACAGGATACCACCAGAAGAAATAGCGTCATTATATCAGGGGCATGAACTTTCAGCACATACGGTCACACATCCTACCATTGCACGTTCCCCAAAAGAACAGCTAATAGAAGAAGTAATGGAAGACCGTAAAAAGCTAGAAGAATTGGTTGGCTATCCAGTAAGAGGCCTATCCTATCCGAATGGTTCTTATAGCTCTTTAATCAAAGAAATATTACCTTATTTAGGGATTGAATATGCAAGAACAGTAAATAGTACAGGAAACTTTGGCATGCCAGATGATTTTATCGAATGGAATCCAACGTGTCATCATAACCGAAATCTTTTACAACTGGCTGAAGAGTTTGTTTCCTTACATAAAAAACAATATTTATATATGTTTTATGTGTGGGGACATAGCTATGAATTTGATCATGATGATAATTGGGACTTAATCGAACAGTTCTCCGAATTTATTGGAGGCAAAGAAGATATATGGTATGCAACCAATATGGAAATTGTTGATTATATCAAAGCCTTTAGGGGATTGCATTTCTCAGCAAATAGCCAGTTTGTCTATAACCCATCAGCGCAATCGGTTTGGTTAAGTGTTGATGAACGGGTTGTGGAAGTACCTGGTGGTAAACAAGTGGAATTGATAAAGGAAGAGACATGGAAATGA
- a CDS encoding amidohydrolase family protein, whose product MRIDAHQHYWKINRDDYDWITPDLPILYRDFLEGDLIEHLKKLGIDKTIVVQAAPTIEETEFILSLSDHVTSVIGVVGWIDIDDPLYKEQLETFRKHPKFVGIRIMIQDMPDENIILSEKYLGAFSYFEEIDLPVDLLVTSSQLPAVCELLKRVKIRGVIDHIAKPDIEKGTLEPWKTQMDEISSYPNIYCKLSGMVTEANHDNWKTKNMIPYVHHIVDTFGIHRIMYGSDWPVCLLAASYDQVYHLLNDALPNDITTLDKELIFGQNAIDFYKLNS is encoded by the coding sequence ATGCGAATTGATGCACATCAGCATTATTGGAAGATAAACAGAGATGATTATGATTGGATTACTCCAGATCTTCCTATACTATATCGTGATTTTCTCGAAGGGGATTTAATTGAACACTTGAAGAAGTTAGGGATAGACAAAACAATTGTTGTGCAAGCCGCTCCGACTATTGAGGAAACTGAATTCATTCTCTCACTAAGTGACCATGTAACATCGGTAATTGGTGTGGTAGGCTGGATTGATATCGATGATCCCTTATATAAGGAGCAACTAGAGACTTTTCGAAAACATCCTAAGTTTGTTGGGATTCGTATTATGATTCAAGATATGCCTGATGAGAATATCATTTTAAGTGAAAAATACTTGGGTGCATTCTCATATTTTGAAGAGATAGATCTCCCGGTAGATCTTTTAGTTACTTCTAGTCAACTTCCAGCCGTATGTGAATTATTAAAGCGCGTGAAGATAAGAGGAGTAATCGATCATATTGCTAAACCAGATATTGAAAAGGGGACGTTAGAACCCTGGAAAACACAAATGGATGAAATTTCCAGTTACCCGAATATCTATTGTAAACTATCTGGAATGGTTACCGAAGCAAATCATGATAATTGGAAAACTAAAAATATGATACCTTATGTCCATCATATTGTAGATACATTTGGAATTCATCGCATTATGTATGGTAGTGATTGGCCTGTTTGTTTATTAGCTGCTAGCTATGATCAGGTCTACCATTTATTAAATGATGCACTACCAAATGATATTACCACTTTAGATAAGGAATTGATTTTTGGTCAAAACGCAATTGACTTTTACAAATTAAATAGTTAA
- a CDS encoding response regulator transcription factor yields the protein MVRVMLVDDEAIEREGIRMILERNRSNAEIVAEAKNGKEAVEFATIHQPDIIFMDIKMPEFDGLVAIEKILPRLPETKCVMVSAFDTFQYAKRAMKFGIKEYLLKPSKVSEVLEAYDRMVAELSEKNDVNKRLEQASSLVEMEFILTLMMDHVHEFSTEDWTKWLDVENTKGFVAVFSFQSESHRPDREQKSNWYRTLKDGLSRLPYQTFAGPLTGYQVPVLVKYDKLTLDQFARDVIQDIQRDLRDCQLCVGVGTVIADLQDFSRSYQEALYALEQVQSHPAAKYQVFNKQLAEKRNERIYFEEEKELLEAIKKGDSQQGTYVFDRYFQSVQQDTNYQVQIIQKTIENFFIVLTRMTKELGLDRNIQMSFDQFETATQIKEASKAHLQRVIMQIREWRSTGVRGLLLQAKDYIEAHYQRNITLEEIAEEVGLSSYYLSKLFKEHFQITFVEYVTHTRLTKAKDLLLDDRISLKEIALTIGYKDPNYFSRVFKKETGLSPSEYRKQYF from the coding sequence ATGGTAAGAGTTATGCTTGTAGATGATGAAGCGATTGAACGGGAAGGAATCCGGATGATTCTTGAGCGAAACAGGTCTAATGCTGAAATCGTAGCAGAAGCGAAGAATGGTAAAGAAGCAGTTGAATTTGCAACGATTCATCAACCTGACATTATTTTTATGGACATTAAAATGCCGGAATTTGATGGTTTAGTTGCCATTGAAAAGATTCTTCCTAGATTACCAGAAACAAAATGTGTCATGGTATCCGCATTCGATACCTTTCAATATGCGAAACGAGCCATGAAATTTGGGATAAAAGAATATCTATTGAAGCCAAGCAAGGTGTCGGAGGTACTGGAAGCTTATGATCGCATGGTTGCGGAACTATCTGAAAAAAATGATGTAAACAAACGGTTAGAACAAGCAAGTTCATTAGTAGAAATGGAATTTATTTTAACACTGATGATGGATCATGTGCATGAGTTTAGTACAGAAGATTGGACGAAATGGCTGGATGTTGAAAATACGAAAGGCTTCGTAGCTGTATTTTCTTTTCAATCAGAGTCACACAGACCTGATCGTGAACAAAAAAGTAACTGGTATCGCACGCTAAAAGACGGATTATCAAGACTTCCTTACCAAACTTTTGCAGGACCACTGACAGGTTATCAAGTTCCGGTTTTGGTCAAATATGACAAGCTTACCCTTGATCAGTTTGCCCGAGATGTTATTCAGGATATTCAGCGTGATTTACGTGATTGCCAGCTCTGCGTTGGGGTAGGAACAGTTATTGCTGATTTACAGGACTTTTCTCGTTCCTATCAGGAAGCACTATATGCCTTAGAACAAGTGCAAAGCCATCCTGCTGCTAAATATCAAGTCTTCAATAAACAGCTAGCTGAAAAAAGAAATGAACGGATTTATTTTGAAGAAGAGAAAGAATTACTCGAAGCGATTAAAAAAGGAGATAGTCAGCAAGGTACTTATGTATTCGACCGGTATTTTCAATCGGTGCAACAAGATACTAATTATCAAGTGCAAATCATCCAAAAAACAATCGAAAACTTTTTTATTGTCTTAACGAGAATGACAAAAGAGCTCGGTCTTGATCGGAATATCCAAATGAGCTTTGACCAGTTCGAAACAGCGACACAGATAAAGGAAGCATCCAAAGCCCACTTGCAAAGAGTTATTATGCAGATACGTGAATGGCGTTCAACTGGGGTCCGCGGACTGTTGCTTCAAGCAAAGGATTATATTGAAGCCCATTACCAGAGAAATATAACACTGGAAGAGATAGCGGAGGAAGTCGGACTAAGCTCATACTATTTGAGTAAGCTGTTTAAAGAGCATTTCCAAATTACTTTTGTTGAATATGTAACACATACAAGGTTAACCAAAGCGAAAGACTTATTATTAGATGATCGAATATCATTGAAAGAAATTGCTTTAACAATCGGATATAAAGACCCTAATTATTTCAGTCGAGTATTTAAGAAAGAGACGGGACTAAGCCCAAGTGAATATCGCAAGCAGTATTTTTAA
- a CDS encoding sensor histidine kinase gives MIRIRTKLLIYFAAILLLVIILFFIREQSAQRIVELHDERSDHYFLLNEITNITDQTYQSLQIYVHEPTDENLQYYQEDKQQLSELQGRFEIAAEDSIDKKNYVHLLTSFLELTDLTAEGVARDDIEQYSYYLNEADNSATYIHEKTLELINSELTVYQNLIELEDQRVQYSKNMGTAIFISVIILSILFALWFSNGITRAIERLTGAAKEISQGNYTVEDVVVPQKDELKILTETFNQMKWNIVEAIREMKEKARMSQLLKEMELKSLQNQINPHFLFNTLNTISKTSYIEGAERTSDLISSVSALLRYNIGSLDRETYLKDEVEIVKEYFFIQKTRFGDRVTFHQDIEEECLQTPIPCLTLQPIIENAFMHGIEEMADGAEITLAIYQKEEKVWIEITDNGVGMDQETIDRLLKAYENTETNRKGHSTGIGMRNVIDRLKLFDKESDVSIQSEVGKGTKVIIQL, from the coding sequence ATGATTAGGATTAGAACAAAACTACTCATATACTTCGCTGCTATTCTGTTATTAGTGATTATTTTATTTTTCATTCGTGAACAAAGCGCGCAAAGAATTGTCGAATTACATGATGAACGTTCTGATCATTATTTTTTATTAAATGAAATAACAAATATTACAGATCAGACTTATCAATCACTTCAAATTTATGTGCATGAACCAACAGATGAAAACCTCCAATACTATCAGGAGGACAAGCAACAATTAAGTGAATTACAAGGGCGGTTTGAGATAGCTGCAGAAGATAGTATAGACAAGAAAAACTATGTCCATTTATTAACAAGCTTTCTCGAACTAACCGATTTAACTGCAGAAGGTGTAGCACGGGATGATATTGAGCAATATTCCTATTATTTGAATGAAGCAGATAATAGTGCAACTTATATTCATGAGAAAACATTAGAGTTAATTAATTCAGAGCTTACCGTTTATCAGAATTTAATAGAACTGGAAGACCAACGGGTCCAATATTCGAAAAATATGGGAACTGCTATTTTTATTTCTGTGATCATCCTTAGTATTTTGTTTGCCTTATGGTTCTCTAATGGCATTACAAGGGCGATTGAACGCCTAACTGGTGCTGCCAAGGAAATTTCGCAGGGAAATTATACAGTAGAAGATGTCGTTGTGCCACAAAAGGATGAACTAAAAATTTTAACAGAAACGTTTAATCAAATGAAATGGAATATCGTCGAGGCGATTCGGGAAATGAAAGAAAAAGCCCGGATGTCTCAATTGTTAAAGGAAATGGAATTGAAGAGCTTGCAAAATCAAATTAATCCTCATTTTCTATTTAACACATTAAATACGATTTCCAAAACATCGTATATTGAGGGAGCAGAACGAACCAGTGATTTAATCTCTTCTGTTTCGGCATTGCTTCGTTATAATATTGGCAGTCTTGACAGGGAAACTTATTTAAAAGATGAAGTAGAAATCGTCAAGGAATACTTTTTTATTCAAAAAACGAGATTCGGTGATCGGGTAACATTCCATCAAGATATCGAGGAGGAATGTTTACAAACACCAATACCTTGTCTGACCTTACAACCTATCATTGAAAATGCCTTTATGCACGGAATTGAGGAAATGGCAGACGGTGCAGAAATTACACTTGCCATTTATCAAAAAGAAGAAAAAGTATGGATTGAAATAACCGATAACGGAGTAGGGATGGATCAGGAAACGATTGATCGCTTACTAAAAGCGTATGAGAATACTGAAACGAATAGAAAAGGTCATTCCACAGGTATTGGCATGCGAAATGTAATCGATCGACTGAAGTTATTTGATAAAGAAAGTGACGTATCGATTCAATCAGAGGTTGGTAAAGGAACGAAAGTAATTATTCAGCTATGA